The Saccharolobus shibatae B12 genomic interval TAAGGGGGATCGTATTTACAATATTTTCATTTCGGACTTTTCTTCGATTGATAATACGTTAAATTACATAAAGGAATGGAATGATAAGGAAGGGACTAATTTTTTAGTTGTAAATATGGTCATAAGGGAAGATAACGAGCATGACGTTTTAGTAAGGAAGTTTTTAGATTCCTTGCCTCCCAAAAGTAACGTGAAGATAAGTAAAGTATTTCTGTTCTTCTTTGATGAAAATTATTTTGGATCCTATAAAGTTGATCTAAATCATTTAGAACTCTTAGCTAGTTATGTATTAGGCGGAATAAGCGAACTTGAGCCTTAGAAAACTAGATTTTAAGTTTCTCTCAAAGATATGTCACAAAAAGAATAATCTAGAAAGCGTAAAAACTTAGAAGTACGAAGAACAAATGGGTTAACAATTTTTCAAATAAAGTAGACGAATTTGAACTCATAACTAAAAGTACTTAAGATTTACAAGATTATAGCTCTCGTTATAATAAAGATTATAGTTATAGAGTTCGGGTTTGTTCTTGTTGCTGGTTTTGATTTGAATAGTGATAGGTTGAATGTTGTAGTCTTGGATAAGTTAGGTGGAGTTGTTACTACTAGCACTTATTGGTATTCTGGGCTGAATCCTTTTTTTATGTTGATAGAAATCTTTTTATATTCGTTAATTTTAAATTTCTATGATGGAGATGAGCCCTCACACCGATGTGGGCTATGCCCAAAAAGATGAGGGTGAAAATTGCGGAGATGTGAGCCCCGTGCCGTTGGGCTCAAAGGAGTCCCATGACCCGCAGTGGTTGAGGGCTAAGTCCCTACACTTAATCATGATTGAAGATAAAATGATTGAAATGAAGGTGTAGGGACAAACGGTAACTAGGCCGGGTTATCCTAAGGGGAAGGGCGTTAAGGTTTAATGCCTTGTCACAAGCTTTAAAGTTTCTTGTCGGGGTTGACTACGTGGTTTTTGAGGATTTATTCCTTGTTAAGGGGAAGAGGTTTACGAGGAGTAGGAAGGGTAATAGGAAGGTTTCGCGTTTTGCTAAGAGGCAAATGCTTGTCCACGGTGTTATTAAGGGGTTGAAACTGGGTTTTAATGTCATCCTAGTTAGTCCTAGGGGTACTATGAGTTCTAAGGAGCATGAGGTGGTTATGAGGTTGAGGGGTTTTGATAGGCATATGGGATCAGCTTATTTAATAGCTTTAAGAGGATTGGAAGTGATTAAAAATAACTAAAAGTCACGTAAATGCGTTATAGACAAAATAATTGAAACTAAATTCTAGAGGAATGATAATACCATAGTATATGATAAAAATATAATAGAAATAATTTTATGCGGGGGACGGGATTTGAACCCGCGCAGGCCTTCGCCAGCGGAGCCTCAGTCCGCCCCCTTTGCCCTGACTCGGGCACCCCCGCACACCAATACTTTATATTAACTAGGTATAAAGTTTTACCATAGAATAAAACAGAACGACTTTATGAAAGAGATAGAGGTTCCGAACTTTTAAAATTATAATTCAAGTACAGGACGGAGTTGAGAAGCTCTCCTTTTGGGGCAATAATTGCTTAGGTTAGTATGAAGAGATACTCTATGGATCTTGTTTCATTTGGAAACTAAATAAATATGAAGAGATTTGTTCTACATAGCTATATGGCATAAGAGAAGTTCCATAAATTAAGACTATAAACAAATTGTCATTATTGCTCATGATATTAGTATGGATTAGATTGCGAAGGGAATGATATGGATACAATACTATTCGAACTATAGTGGCTAATTATCTGTTGACTACCGCTAAAATTCAGAATCCACGGGACGCGGATACTCACATTAGAGAAAGTTAGTGTGGTTAAGAGGTTAAAAGTTTTAGCATGGTCCCTCGCTTAGTTGTTCTTTAAACGTAAGTTGAAGGTGTAAGGTCTTTGCTAGGCAGTAAAGTGAAATCCTTTACGTTACCGATCATTTCATATGCTGTTCCTACATTTGTGTTAGTTTATCCATCATTCTTTGTAAGCTGGCTCAGTAATTCTATGCATTTAGCGTATTGGGAGGTGTTCGCAATAATTGCTTTACCATTTCTAGGTAGGATAATTGGCTCTTTCATGTATCAGTTGTTCAGAGGTAGTGTAGTTTCTTATTGTTTTCCATTGCTTGGCTTTTTAGTTGTTCTTCAAAACTTTTTAGGGGCTTTAATTTTTGTGAG includes:
- a CDS encoding nucleotide-binding protein; amino-acid sequence: MTTNIVRLLSIKGGVGKSSIAYALARTISTSGYRVLFLDMDNLHTVSRILGVKDCELTYVRDFFVFACDDLSKISFDNYEYVIIDTYSGIPRGTLSDIKGDRIYNIFISDFSSIDNTLNYIKEWNDKEGTNFLVVNMVIREDNEHDVLVRKFLDSLPPKSNVKISKVFLFFFDENYFGSYKVDLNHLELLASYVLGGISELEP